The segment CACCTAAGATGTCGTGGCTGGCGATGTGTGTGCGCTCAGCAGCGTGCAGCGTCCACGGAGGTACCGGCTCTGCCTCCCCGTGCCCAGGTGGTCATCTGTGGAGGCGGCATTATGGGATCTTCTGTGGCGTATCACCTTACCAAGCTGGGCTGGCACGATGTCCTGTTACTAGAGCAGGGGAGGTAATCACCCTATCGTGCTACTGGGTGTGATAAGTGGCCAGCTTCTGTTATCACACTGGATGGTTATTCCTAACGTTCACTATGTGCCCGTGTAGCTGAGGAATCCACCCACCTGTAGGGCCATAGACTGGAAGCAGGGTGGGTAGTGGCGTCTGTAAGCTGTGTGACATGGGCACAGTCAGGGAGAAATTCTACCAAAGCAACATTTCCATGGAAAATGATTTTAGTTACAGCTGACTAGTTTTTATCTGAGCCTTTCCACTCATATTGTCTTCATATCCGGTATGGGCAGGACCATCCCTCTCGCTCTGATAGATCATTATGGCCGCCCCCAGTCCTATGATCGTCAGTCTATTTATCATCGTTCTAGGAGTAGATCATTCTTGTTTGGTTTGTGCTCAGAACGGCTGCTATTTGCCTATTGATGGGGGTGAAACGTTTACTCTCCCCACACTCACAGCTCACTCCCCATTTTACAGGTTAGCTGCTGGCTCCACGCGATTCTGCGCTGGGGCGGTCAGTACAGTCAAACACATTTCCATAGAGACAGAGATGGCTGATTATTCCAACAAACTTTATCAACAGCTGGAGGCTGAGACCGGGGTCCCCACAGGTGAGGAGAACATTGTAATATTGGGGGGATGCAGTATTTCGGGTGCCAGAAAATTAGATAGCGCAGGTTTAGTTCATGATAGAAACTTTGAACaatgtacaggagggaaacattctacaaaggaagagaagtattagaacacgaggatatgtactgacactgggggtaagagaagtattagaacacgaggacatgcactgacactggggggaagagaagtattagaacacgaggacatgtactgacactggggggaagagaagtattagaacacgaggacatgtactgacactggggggaagagaagtattagaacacgaggacatgtactgacactggggggaagagaagtattggaacacgaggacatgcactgacactggagggaagagaagtattggaacacgaggacatgcactgacactggggggaagtaggttcagaggagatTGGAGGAAAACTAcgtcacagaaagggtagtggataagtggaatagcctcccatcagcgGTGGtagaggcaaatacagtagagcaatttaaacattcttggggtagacataaggatatcattacaaagaactaaggatcaaatagggatggaggttaccataggttaaaaattgggcagactatatgggccaagcggttcttatcagCCCtcaaattttatattattaagtTGGCAAATGTGTAACTTTCATGTCATGTTTTCAtgtgacctcccacccacctttgCTATTGTCCCCAAGCTGTAGAAGCTCAGATCATCAGGCTGTTCTTTCTTATAATACACACTCTGCTGATTGTCACAGTAAGCATCTATCTGTCCCGCAGGCTACACCAGGACAGGCTCCATCTTGCTGGCGCAGACACAGGATCGGCTCATATCTCTCAGACGTATGGTGTCGCGGTTAAGGTGAGAGTTGTTCTGGCGCCCACCTGTAAAGGAAGTGAGCAGATGGCCTTTAACGCCCTTCTCTGATCTTTAGAATGAAGGGGATTCCGTGTGAGATTATTACTCCAAAGCAAGTTGGCGAGCTCCACCCCCTTATTAATATTCATGACTTAGTCGGAGCTATGTATGTGCCGGAGGATGCCGTGGTGTCCACTGCAGACGTGACCCTTGCCTTGGTGACCGCTGCTCGGAGCAGAGGTAAGACGCTGATGGCTGTGTCTCTGTTACATGGGACGCCTCTTACCTGGCATTAAGGAGGAGACCACCACAGACGTGATGCTGTCCAGCTCTGCCCCATTACACTGTTATATGACTGAGTGATAACCGTGTGATCTCTGCTGCAGGTGCCCAGGTCCATGAACACACCACTATTAACCATGTCCTGGTAGACAGAGGCCGCGTCAGCGGAGTGGACACGGACCGGGGGCAGGTCGAGTGCGAGTACTTTgtcaactgtgcaggccaggtaAGGGGAGCTGCACGTTCCTTACATACAAAGACTGTACCCTAAAATGTACATTTCTAATGCTCTGTTCAGTCTGATTCACCTCCTCCCCCATAAACATGGAAACTCTCTATCCGCTGTGTCAGAGAGAGGTGGGAAGTACAGGAGAAAAGAGGGCGGTACGAGCATAAAGCCACCATAGTCAGCAGCGGTGTCCAGTTTAGTCTAGGACCCCCCCCAGCTCACCTCTGCTGTCCACATACTGATGGCAGTAATATACATTCCCTGTGTGGTGGCTGTTTTCATGTGCCGGTGGCCCTGCCTAGTACACATCAACACTGAAGGAGCCATAAATCTTTATTGGGGCACAATAAACACTATGTCACATATCCATTCCCTGCCATTGCTGTGTGTTTGCACCGCGCTGTGTATCGATCATCTGCTCTTTCCGCAGTGGGCGTATGAACTTGGTCTGTCTAATGAAGAGCCGGTCAGTATTCCTCTACACGCCTGTGAACACTTCTACCTGCTGACACGTCCCCTACGCACGCCTTTACAGGATAACACTCCAAGTATGTCCCCAGCGGAACCTCTTCCTGTCACAGCATTTACATGTAGCTGCCTGGTGTTATATAAGCCACAATCTGGTGTTCTGTAGTCATGTCCTGAAATCCCCGTTCTACAACCATTGTTAAGGTGCATTTATCTTATCTCGTTTCTTATCAGTTTTCATCTCCTATTTTATGAAGAACTGGGATGTAAGAAGCTGTAGACAATCATTGGattctcacagcagcacagaatatatcaggacattagtgaggacagggctgcatgtggcagtgacatgatgtgaagaggggaatggaggcagcagaaagccacagactgagagttatatagtggaaggagcagggtcccaagcagcacagagtatatcaggagatgagtgatgtgttagtgaggacagggctgcatgtgacgggggcagtgacatgatgtgaggaggggaatggaggcagcaggaagccacagactgagagttatatagtggaaggaggagggtcccccagcagcacagagtatatcaggagatgagtgatgtgttagtgaggacagggctgcatgtgacaggggcagtgacgtgatgtgaggaggggaatgtaggcagcaggaagccacagactgagagttatatagtgggaggagcagggtcccccagcagcacagagtatatcaggagatgagtgatgtgttagtgaggacagggctgcatgtgacaggggcagtgacatgatgtgaggaggagaatgtaggcagcaggaagccacagactgagagttatatagtgggaggagcagggtcccccagcagcacagagtatatcaggagatgagtgatgtgttagtgaggacagggctgcatgtgacaggggcagtgacatgatgtgaggagaggaatggaggcagcaggaagccacagactgagagttatatagtggaaggagcagggtccccagcagcacagagtatatcaggagatgagtgatgtgttagtgaggacagggctgcatgtgacaggggcagtgacatgatgtgaggaggggaatggaggcagcaggaagtcacagactgagagttatatagtggaaggagcagggtccccagcagcacagagtatatcaggagatgagtgatgtgttagtgaggacagggctgcatgtgacaggggcagtgacatgatgtgaggaggggaatggaggcagcaggaagtcacagactgagagttatatagtggaaggagcagggtcccccagtagCACAGAGTAGGGATCTGAGGCTCCTGTCACGATGCTCAGATTGTGGTGACAGATGCACCTCTGTATGGAACAGGATTCCTACATCCAGCCTGTTTGATAAGTCTTTGTGTTTATTATAGCACAATCATGGTTGTATGTACCCAGGTGATGGATGATGATCATACGACTCTTACTGATCCCTACTTTGTTCTCTCCCCCAGCTGTGGTGGACCCTGATGGGAGGATTTACATCCGGAGCTGGCAAGGTGGAATCCTGTCGGGAGGATTTGAAAAGAACCCAAAACCCATTTTCACAGAGGGACGGAACCAGCTGGAAATCCAGAACCTGCAGGAGGACTGGGATCACTTTGGTAAAACTGGCGGTCACCAGAGATGGGTGGAAGGGTTGGATAACTCTGGGGTGTGGTAGAGACTGGTGTCTTCCTGTCATCGCTGCAGAACCTCTGCTCAGCGCTCTGCTGCGCCGGATGCCATCTCTGGAGGCCCTGGAGATTCTACGTCTCGTTAACTGTCCCGAATCCTTCACCCCTGACATGCGCTGTGTGATGGGCGAGAGTCCTACTCTTCTCCGATACTTTACTCTCGCTGGTATGAATTCCCAGGGATGCTCTCTCGGAGGAGGAGCTGGAAAGTAAGTGTCACCTCTTGCACCAGGTCTGGTCTGTGCGCGCGGCTTTGAGTGGTATCTCTGAGGCTGGAGGCTCCTGTAGTACGTCGCTGTGGTCTCCTTGAGATCAGTGTGTTCTCTCTCCTTCACCTCCAGGTTCCTTGCAGAATGGATGGTCCATGGATACCCTCAAGACAATGTGTGGCCCCTGGATATCAAGCGTTTTGGGGCCCTGCAGAGTAGTAGGACTTTCCtacggcacagagtgatggaggtgATGCGTAAGTATCAGACAGGGACGTGGGTGACGCTAGGACAATGTAGCAGATAACACCTAACACAATAATTTTTGTTGGGTCTTTTCAGCTCTCATCTATGACCTAAAAGTTCCCCGCTGGGACTTTCAGACGGGACGGCAGCTGCGCACCTCCCCCCTCTATGATCGGCTCGATGCTCAGGGCGCCCGATGGATGGAGAAGCATGGGTTCGAGAGGGCAAAATACTTTATTCCTCCTGGGAAAGGTCAGGAACATTCATAGATTCTTGGGGTTTGCAAACAGGGCGATGCCAACTGGACGCCCGAGAGttactatggggggaattcaattgatcgCAAATTTTGGTGTTGTTTTTAACACTGTTATTTCATTTTAacacgttttttttttatcattttcgaacGGGTTAAtattacccgcaattcaattccatattTAACGCAGCGGTTTTCTtcatcaaacggtcctctcgcgctccagtagaaggtctattgaaagtatagggtgtgcgagggCAGCCGcgttcaattgtttttttaatgcggTGCGTTaaacaatatgctgttttatctcgcacctctttggggtgtgctaaaaatataaaacctaagaaaactacttgaaatcatgtaatgaaaaaaaaaaaaaaagagataaactatgtttatcagtaatgcataacatgaaaacgttgattttatttaaaaaaaagaaatcattaattatatttatgtatgtttttttgtattaatatgtatgtactaatgtgttttgacttggtatagatgattctatagtaaaaaaaaatagtaaaataaaaaatatgctaaaagaaagtactgtatgtagaaatTATCAAATAGAAAggatgtgtaatgcaatctaatgtatgcaaatgtatgccaaaccttttttttttttttcatacatgaCTGcatt is part of the Mixophyes fleayi isolate aMixFle1 chromosome 10, aMixFle1.hap1, whole genome shotgun sequence genome and harbors:
- the PDPR gene encoding pyruvate dehydrogenase phosphatase regulatory subunit, mitochondrial; this encodes MHARLLTDFWGHLRCRGWRCVCAQQRAASTEVPALPPRAQVVICGGGIMGSSVAYHLTKLGWHDVLLLEQGRLAAGSTRFCAGAVSTVKHISIETEMADYSNKLYQQLEAETGVPTGYTRTGSILLAQTQDRLISLRRMVSRLRMKGIPCEIITPKQVGELHPLINIHDLVGAMYVPEDAVVSTADVTLALVTAARSRGAQVHEHTTINHVLVDRGRVSGVDTDRGQVECEYFVNCAGQWAYELGLSNEEPVSIPLHACEHFYLLTRPLRTPLQDNTPTVVDPDGRIYIRSWQGGILSGGFEKNPKPIFTEGRNQLEIQNLQEDWDHFEPLLSALLRRMPSLEALEILRLVNCPESFTPDMRCVMGESPTLLRYFTLAGMNSQGCSLGGGAGKFLAEWMVHGYPQDNVWPLDIKRFGALQSSRTFLRHRVMEVMPLIYDLKVPRWDFQTGRQLRTSPLYDRLDAQGARWMEKHGFERAKYFIPPGKDLLSLDQSKTFYKPDWFDIVGSEVKCCKEAVCVIDMSSFTKFEISSPGDQALDTLQYLFSNDLDVPVGHIVHTGMLNERGGYENDCSIVRLNKRSFFMISPTDQQVHCWSWLRQHMPHDSDLLLEDVTWKYTALNLIGPRAMDVLSELSYAPMTPDHFPSLFCKEMSVGYANGIRVLSMTHTGEPGFTLYIPIEYALHVYNEIMSVGQKYGIRNAGYYALRSLRIEKFFAFWGQDLDAFTSPLECGREFRVKLDKGYGFIGRDALLRQREEGVFKRFTMFILEDHDTVLDLWPWWGEPIYRNGEHVGKTTSSAYSYTLGRHVCLGFIHCQNPITPEFINRGGYEIEIAGQRFHAKAKLYPFSSLFTQRRRKEDLEIGY